GACTTTTGACTCGTAAGCTGCAATAACAATGGAGTTTCTGTCCTTGACGTTGAGTCTCCCTGCAATCTCCTCAAGGAATTCTCTTGAAGACATAACTCCACTCATCTCTGAGATTATCTCTGCAAGAGTGTAGTCAATTACGTTGAACTCCTTTTCGTAGGCAAAGACGTCGTGAATCCTGTCGATTCCCTCTTCAAAAAGCTTGCAATCGTTTACGTGCTCGCTGCCCATAAAATGCCTGAACCCCATCGCCTCGTGGATGTCGTGGAAGAGATTCGCCCCCGTGGAAACCAGAACGTCAATGTAGCGGTTTCTTATGAGCCATGCGATTATCTTCCTCATCCCTGCAGGAACCATAGCCCCGCTGAGCCCCATCAGAATCGTTATGTTCTCCTCCCGAAGCATTTCGGTCCAGATTTCAAAGGCTTCTCCCAGCTTCCTCCCCTGAAATCCCGTCCTTGCCATTGATGAAAGCAGTTCTGCGAAGTCTTCTCGTAAACCTCAATCGGCTCTGTCGGCCTCATTTCAGATCACGAAAACGGCAGCGGCAACAACGGTTGTGCAGTCCTCAACATCAGCCTCAACCGTGATGTTGAACGTCCTTGCAGGCTCTATTTCGAAAGCTGTCTTAAGCATGTAGGCCGCGCTCTCCTCCGCGTGCCTTCCAGCATCCTCTCCATTGCAGTATCCGTGGTATTCGGTTAGATATCCGTTTAGCGAGGGGTCGGGAGGAATCGCAGCCCCAACGCTGGCGAAAATCCTCTTCCCCTGCTCGTTGCTTGTCATTCTGGACATCAC
The nucleotide sequence above comes from Archaeoglobus fulgidus DSM 4304. Encoded proteins:
- a CDS encoding deoxyhypusine synthase; the protein is MARTGFQGRKLGEAFEIWTEMLREENITILMGLSGAMVPAGMRKIIAWLIRNRYIDVLVSTGANLFHDIHEAMGFRHFMGSEHVNDCKLFEEGIDRIHDVFAYEKEFNVIDYTLAEIISEMSGVMSSREFLEEIAGRLNVKDRNSIVIAAYESKVPIFSPAIADSSIGIAAALAKREVVIDTIRDVEELTEIVVNSEKTGVIYVGGGVPKNFIQQTEVVARLKGYDVRGHEYAIQITTDVPQFGGLSGCTFEEGVSWGKISGKAKKVQVNCDATIALPVLAHGLIGIRRQKYPIFNGL